CGACTATCGGCACCGCCGCACGCTCGAACTGCTCGCATAAAAAGCGATCGACCGCATCGAGCGGCCCATCGCTTTCTCACGAAACAAAAACTCTACGAGTGCTTCGCCAGAATCTGTTCCATCATCTTGCTCAGATAAGGTCTCGCCTTCTCGAGCGCAGCCTCGGCAGTCAGGCCATACTTCGCGCGCAATGCCTCGACCTTTCCATGCTCGATAAACTCGTCCGGCCAGCCCACCCGGACAACCGGAACCTGCACTTCGAGCGTATTCAGCGTTTCCAATACAGCAGAGCCAAAGCCTCCCGCCAGCACATGGTCTTCGAGCGTAATCACCAATCCGCAGCGCTCGCCGAACTTCGCGACGCACTCGCGGTCAACCGGCTTGGCAAATCGTGGATTGATCACCGCAGCGGAGAACCCCTCCCGCTCCAGCATCTCCGCCAGTCGCACAGCCTCAGGCAGCATCGCACCCAGGCCGAAGATGGCAACATCGGCGCGCCCTGAATCGCGAATGACCTCGGCCTTGCCAATCTCAATCGCTACCGGCTGAGCTTTGACAGCAACCCCCGGCCCGGTTCCACGCGGATACCGAATCGCCGACGGCCCCTCGTGCAGCATCGCCGTGTACATCATGTCGGCCAACTCGTCCTCGTCCTTCGGAACCATATGGATGAGATTGGGCACGCTGCGCAGATAGCTAATATCGAAGAGCCCATGATGCGTCGGGCCATCGTCGCCGCTCAGTCCCCCACGATCCATGCAGAAGACCACCGGCAGATTCTGCAGGCAGACGTCATGCACAATCGGATCGAACGCCCGCTGCAAGAAGGTCGAGTAGATCGCGCAGAAGGGCTTGTACCCTTTGGTTGCCATTCCTGCCGCAAAGATCACGGCATGCTCTTCGGCAATACCTACGTCGAAGTAGCGCTTCGGGTGATAGGGCCGGAACAGATCGAGCGCCGTGCCGTTCGGCATCGCCGCTGTGATGGCAACCACCTTCTCGTTCTTGTCCGCCAGCTTCGTCAGCGACTCGGCAAATATCTCGGAGTAGGTCTTCTGCCCCGCAGACTTGGTCTCGCCTGTCTCCGCGTCATACGGCCCCAGGCCATGAAACTTCTTCTGCTTCTCGAGCGCAGGCTGAAAGCCTCTGCCCTTTTGAGTGATCGCATGAAGCACGACGGGGCGGTTCTGCGTCTTCAGAAATTTGAAGGTCTCAATCAGCAGCGGCAGATTGTGTCCGTCGAGCGGGCCAAAGTAGCTCAGCCCAAACTCCTCGAACAACATGCCCGGCCCAATCAGGCCCTTGGCTGCTTCTTCTGCCTTACGGACGACGTGCCGCGCCGTCTTGCCGCCATATTTCTCGAGCAGGCCAGCCGCGCGGTCATGCAAGCTCGACACGGTGGGATTGGTCACGATCTTGTGGAAGTACTCCGCGATGGCGCCGACGTTCTTGTCGATCGACCAGGCGTTATCGTTCAGCACGATGATCATCCGGCGCGTCTGCGCAGCGATGTTGTTCAGCGCCTCAAACGAGATGCCGTTGGTAAATGCCGCATCCCCGGCGAGCGCGATGATGTGTTCCTTGCCACCGGACATATCTCGCGCCACGGCCATTCCTAGTGCCGCACTCAGCGCGGTTCCGGCATGGCCCGCGCCGTAGCTGTCGTGCTCGCTCTCGGTGCGGAGCATAAAGCCGTTCAGGCCGCCCGGCTGACGAATCGTATGAAATAACTTCTCACGCCCGGTCAGCAGCTTGTGCACATAGGCCTGGTGGCTGACGTCGAAGACAAAGCTGTCATTGGGGGTGTCGAACACATAGTGCATCGCCAGGGTCAACTCGACGACGCCGAGATTCGGTCCGATATGGCCGCCGGTTTTGGCGACGCCGACGATCAGGCGTTCACGAATCTCCTCCGCCAACTCCGTCAGTTGCGGAATTGTCAGCTTCTTTACATCGGCTGGGGAGTGGATCGTCTCAAGAAGGTTGCTCATCCAAAACCTATTCTGCGAGGCCGCTCATCGAGCGCGGCGGCCTGCCAGGACACATAGACACAAACACATAGAACCTACCGCAAGACTAGCTCGCCTTAACTGCGGTAGCCCTTAAGTATATCAACCCCTTAGACACGAAAAAGACTCCGCCGGGGTGTCTCGTACCCAAACCTAAACTACGCCGATTACGCTCATCATCCGGCCAGTAAACCCGTGTTCGTCACGATGCGAGAAGTACTTTCTCTCTCCATCGGAGCGCGCACAGGCCGTACACTCGCCGAGCACCGTGATCTTCTCCGCCGGAACTCCGGCATCGAGCAATTGTCGCCGGTTCGCCTGCCAAAGGTCGAGATGCATCTGGTCGCCCACTGTGGAGAACAGAGCATCCGCATAGTTGAACTGCGACCCGAACTCCGTACGCACCTCTTCGCCCACGGCATAACAGCAAGCGCCAATCGAAGGACCGACAGCGGCCACTAAATCCTCAGGGCGCGATCCGTACTCCTTTTGCATAGTTGCGATACCCTTCTCCACGATCCGCGCCACTGTGCCCCTCCAGCCCGCGTGAATCGCAGCCACGACACGCTTGTTTACATCTGCGATCAGTACCGGGACGCAATCCGCTGTCTGTACGCCAAGCATGAGTCCGGGCAGGTCCGTTACTGCGCCGTCACCTTCGAGTACGGCTTTTCCGTCAGCGGTCTGGAGTTTTCCTTCCGAGGCACCATCATTTTTCCGGATTGGCAGAATCAGTGCCGAGTGAATTTGCCTGAATGTGACCGTCTGAAGGTCGCGGCCCTCAGGCTCATTTCCTTGTGCCGCCTGATAAAAGAGCCGCCGATTCTCCGCGACCAGCGCCGGATCGTCATCCTTTGTCCATCCCAGATTTAGCGAATTACTCCCGTAAACCGTTGAAACGCCACCCTGTCGGGTGCTGAACCCGTGCCGCAGCCACTTATAAGAGCTCCACGATGCCACTTGCTCGATGCCAACTGTAAGCCCTTTATTTACAATGCTCATAGACCTAACTTTTTCCCGTCTCCAACGTCCAAGTTCCCAGCCAGCAGGCAAAGATAACCCCTTGCTTTTTCAACAAAAGTTGCATCCTGCCCCATCGCACTGTAATATACCGCGATTGTAGACATGAGAGTGAATGTGCCCACAGTAGCCCCCCAATTTCTCCGCTCCCGTATCGGCAAAGTCTGCGTAGCCATCACTGGCACCACACCCGCCGAGATGCTTGAAAAAGCCACCGCCGTCGTCAAAGACACTCCCTTCATCGAGTTTCGTCTCGATTATCTCGAAAAACCGCTCGCCGCACTGCCGAAGTTCAAGCACTTCTTCACCGAAAACACCGCCGCCACAGGCATTGCGACCTGTCGACGCTCAGCGAACGGTGGAAAATTTACCGGTACCCTCGCTGCCGAGCTTGAAATTCTTATCAAAGCAGCCAGCAGCGGTTTCCATATCGTCGATCTCGAGCTTGAATCGGCAGAATCGCTGAAAAAGGCCGACTATCAAAAGCTGCGCGACACTGGCGT
This region of Edaphobacter dinghuensis genomic DNA includes:
- the pgeF gene encoding peptidoglycan editing factor PgeF, translating into MSIVNKGLTVGIEQVASWSSYKWLRHGFSTRQGGVSTVYGSNSLNLGWTKDDDPALVAENRRLFYQAAQGNEPEGRDLQTVTFRQIHSALILPIRKNDGASEGKLQTADGKAVLEGDGAVTDLPGLMLGVQTADCVPVLIADVNKRVVAAIHAGWRGTVARIVEKGIATMQKEYGSRPEDLVAAVGPSIGACCYAVGEEVRTEFGSQFNYADALFSTVGDQMHLDLWQANRRQLLDAGVPAEKITVLGECTACARSDGERKYFSHRDEHGFTGRMMSVIGVV
- the dxs gene encoding 1-deoxy-D-xylulose-5-phosphate synthase: MSNLLETIHSPADVKKLTIPQLTELAEEIRERLIVGVAKTGGHIGPNLGVVELTLAMHYVFDTPNDSFVFDVSHQAYVHKLLTGREKLFHTIRQPGGLNGFMLRTESEHDSYGAGHAGTALSAALGMAVARDMSGGKEHIIALAGDAAFTNGISFEALNNIAAQTRRMIIVLNDNAWSIDKNVGAIAEYFHKIVTNPTVSSLHDRAAGLLEKYGGKTARHVVRKAEEAAKGLIGPGMLFEEFGLSYFGPLDGHNLPLLIETFKFLKTQNRPVVLHAITQKGRGFQPALEKQKKFHGLGPYDAETGETKSAGQKTYSEIFAESLTKLADKNEKVVAITAAMPNGTALDLFRPYHPKRYFDVGIAEEHAVIFAAGMATKGYKPFCAIYSTFLQRAFDPIVHDVCLQNLPVVFCMDRGGLSGDDGPTHHGLFDISYLRSVPNLIHMVPKDEDELADMMYTAMLHEGPSAIRYPRGTGPGVAVKAQPVAIEIGKAEVIRDSGRADVAIFGLGAMLPEAVRLAEMLEREGFSAAVINPRFAKPVDRECVAKFGERCGLVITLEDHVLAGGFGSAVLETLNTLEVQVPVVRVGWPDEFIEHGKVEALRAKYGLTAEAALEKARPYLSKMMEQILAKHS